One region of Gossypium raimondii isolate GPD5lz chromosome 6, ASM2569854v1, whole genome shotgun sequence genomic DNA includes:
- the LOC128041708 gene encoding uncharacterized protein LOC128041708 has translation MYRDLHELYWWSGLRREVTDFLGKCLTCQQVRAEHQLPSGLLQPVKIPLWKWEYISPCKKVLRFARKGKLSPRFIRPYRVLKQVGPVAYQLELPPELDQIHDIFHVSMLRRYRSDPMHIVPVEVIKVRPDLTFEEEPVQILERDVNVLRRKSIPLVKVLWRNHSTEEATWEPKDAMHQQYPHLF, from the exons atgtaccgaGACCTTCATGAGTTATACTGGTGGTCAGGTCTTAGGCGTGAGGTTACAGATTTTTTGGGTAAATGTCTGACCTGTCAACAGGTTAgggctgagcatcagttaccttcgggaTTGTTGCAGCCAGTCAAGATTccactttggaagtgggagTAT ATCTCACCGTGTAAGAAGGTACTGAGATTTGCTCgcaagggcaagttgagccccaGATTTATTAGACCTTACCGTGTGCTTAAGCAAGTGGGACCAGTTGCTTACCAGTTAGAGCTACCTCCAGAGTTAGATCAAATTCACGACATTTTCCACGTCTCAATGTTGAGGCGCTACCGCTCTGATCCCATGCACATTGTTCCTGTTGAGGTGATTAAGGTAAGGCCAGATTTGACCTTCGAAGAGGAGCCAGTGCAGATATTAGAGCGAGATGTAAATGTTCTAAGAAGAAAATCCATCCCACTGGTTAAAGTTCTCTGGCGTAATCATAGCACCgaggaggccacgtgggagcctAAGGATGCTATGCATCAGCAGTATCCCCATCTATTCTGA